The sequence TTCACACTGTTGAGTTCACCAGATGCTCACTTTTGCAGTAGATCTCTCCATCTTTATCGGCTAGTGTGGTGGACTCCAGGCTCTTTCCACACTTAGCGCACCTGAAGCAGCTCTTATGCCATGCCTAgaagaaaatacacacacacacacacacacacacacacacacacacacacacacacacacacacacacacacacacaaaaacccttACTTCACAACATTTGCCAGATGTTTATCTTTGCCCACTAAATGCTGGACCATCCTCCTCTCTACATTGTCtttccatttttaatgaaagtgtGTACATAAGGGAAATTAATGTTGTAGATCACAGCATCATGGtagttattaattaaaaaatatatatatatttaaataaataaataaaataaaaaaaaatttaaaaaccagGAGAGAAGTCACTTACATTACCAGCTCCCATCACTTTCTCTGCAGCATAAACAGCTTTGCCACAGCGAGGGCACACATCCGAGCTGCCAAATTTCTGTGCAAACTTGGAGGCATTGGGGTTGTTTGTAGGTTGATGTGCTGCTTGCCTGTGGGagaaatatgtatttaatatagccagcagtttaaacaaaactgatGCATACATGTTAATATATCAATATGTATGTCCATTTAAAACCCTCAGCTCAtcactaataattatatatatatatatatatatatatatatatatatatatatatatatatatatatatatatatatttccaagCAAAACTTTCACTACGAAGATCCTTCACTTACTCCACAGGTCTGATCCCCAGTCCTTCACCTGAGTCCATACTCAAGGTTCCGGCACCGCCACCATAACCGTAGCCTTTTGGACCATATTTCTTGCCATAGCACGATTTGCAGTAAATCTCATCCACGTGTACAGCTACCGTGGTGCTGTCCAAATTCTTTCTGCAGACCACTGAGTGGAAACAAAGCGGAGAAGAAAGACAGCTGTTGAGTTGCACACTGTAATATACTTTAGACGCTAGATTCTAGATTACGATCATGTATTTATCTGTTTTAAACATGCCGTTTCAAGCAGTAATATGATTATGTTTATGATTATGTCAATCAAAAACCAGCTTTTTTTCAAGACACAGATTAAGCATTGTGCTGACGATATTTAATGAAAAGCATATTGTTAGCCTTGTTGTGCATAACACTTGCCCTAAATACTTGTCTAAGTTTGCATCTGATGTGTGTCTCTCAGTCAAGCATTCTTCAGTCTCCAGTCCATGCAATTTGTTTTTCCCTTTAGTAAACATTTCTTCATTCAAACTTCAGGAAATAACTGACAAAagccgtttttttttgttcaaggCTAGTTCAGAAACAGTTTGTTTATATTGGTGTTGAACTGCTACAATATATTGGACAACACAGACAGAGTATTGAGGAGGTGCACACACTGGAGTCCCATATAAGGCATTCACCACCAGAATGACGTTCATTTTCTGACTTCCTAATATGGACACACTTGTTAAAGTGGAGATGTTAGTCTTCTTCGCATCGCAACCTAAGAATTCGAGGCATGCTATCTTTCTGCACATATGTCTTGGAGTTTCTGAGATAGACTGGACAATAATAAGCAGACAGGATGCCTTGCCTATTCAAACAAAATTCCAGAAGCTGGTGACTTACTACAGAGAAAGCAGGACTTGTGGAAATACTTCCCCTCACACTGGACTTCCTctgcaaagtacacagtcttctGGCAACAGCCACACCTGTTTCCCCCTCCGAGGggcatcctgaacacacacacatacacacacacacacacacacacacacacacacacacacacaatcaacaaCACTATATTTGCAACTATACGTGGCAAAATATCTACAGCAAAACAACAATTAGTCTCGGAACATTATTGATATTGATACACATGATATTCTGAGTAAACTGGCATGTAAACATACATTTTATCTAACACTATGacttattttattactttagcCTCAGCTCTGCCGCATAttttacagcacacacacacagatttatctAAATCCCAACAGACACATGTCATGTATTTGTCTTTCAACGGTGGCAGCacatacaaagaaataaatattaaagttcaAAATGTAGTAGCGTATTGCAGCTTGGATTATGTGGGCCATACACACC comes from Ictalurus punctatus breed USDA103 chromosome 11, Coco_2.0, whole genome shotgun sequence and encodes:
- the csrp1b gene encoding cysteine and glycine-rich protein 1b isoform X2, whose amino-acid sequence is MPLGGGNRCGCCQKTVYFAEEVQCEGKYFHKSCFLCMVCRKNLDSTTVAVHVDEIYCKSCYGKKYGPKGYGYGGGAGTLSMDSGEGLGIRPVEQAAHQPTNNPNASKFAQKFGSSDVCPRCGKAVYAAEKVMGAGNAWHKSCFRCAKCGKSLESTTLADKDGEIYCKSCYAKNFGPKGFGFGQGAGALAHAQ
- the csrp1b gene encoding cysteine and glycine-rich protein 1b isoform X1, giving the protein MFIRMPLGGGNRCGCCQKTVYFAEEVQCEGKYFHKSCFLCMVCRKNLDSTTVAVHVDEIYCKSCYGKKYGPKGYGYGGGAGTLSMDSGEGLGIRPVEQAAHQPTNNPNASKFAQKFGSSDVCPRCGKAVYAAEKVMGAGNAWHKSCFRCAKCGKSLESTTLADKDGEIYCKSCYAKNFGPKGFGFGQGAGALAHAQ